The following are encoded together in the Acidobacteriota bacterium genome:
- a CDS encoding RuBisCO large subunit C-terminal-like domain-containing protein — protein MAEREFIVTYRLIAASADDAARVSREIALEQTVELPEGAFSAAIEANVVPCRRRLEPVGDGFELDLAFDEALIAGEPTQLLNLLFGNISLKRGIRIQRVEPSSIFAKMFPGPAYGVSGWRDLCQVRRRRPLLCTALKPVGLKAQELADLCRKMAEGDADLVKDDHGLTDQSSAPFRERVRRCQNAVSGFRTRYVPNITASPAETLRRLEFAVDHGCRAVMVSPLLCGIDTLIDVARTGRVAILAHPALSGAYFSADHGIAPEVLLGDIVRRCGADGVIYPEAGGRFPLTEEDCSRLRDSLREEKQDVKPSMPVPGGGLRINGVQDRIDANGPDTIYLVGGSLHDDNDVARSTRGVMEALRASA, from the coding sequence ATGGCCGAGAGAGAATTCATCGTCACCTATCGCCTGATCGCCGCATCGGCCGACGATGCGGCGCGGGTCTCTCGCGAGATCGCCCTAGAGCAGACCGTGGAACTGCCCGAAGGCGCGTTTTCGGCGGCGATCGAGGCCAACGTCGTTCCCTGTCGTCGACGACTCGAGCCTGTCGGTGACGGATTCGAACTGGACCTGGCGTTCGACGAGGCACTCATCGCCGGCGAGCCCACGCAGCTGCTCAATCTGTTGTTCGGGAATATCTCGTTGAAACGAGGCATTCGTATCCAGCGTGTTGAGCCCAGTTCTATCTTCGCGAAGATGTTCCCGGGACCGGCCTACGGCGTTTCAGGTTGGCGTGATCTCTGTCAGGTTCGACGACGACGTCCGCTCCTCTGCACGGCACTGAAGCCCGTTGGCCTCAAGGCTCAGGAGTTGGCCGACCTCTGCCGCAAGATGGCGGAGGGAGATGCGGATTTGGTCAAGGATGACCATGGCCTGACCGACCAGTCTAGCGCTCCGTTTCGAGAGCGGGTTCGCCGCTGCCAAAATGCCGTTTCCGGATTTCGGACCCGCTACGTACCGAATATCACGGCATCCCCCGCCGAGACGCTTCGTCGACTTGAATTCGCGGTGGACCATGGATGCCGAGCGGTGATGGTCTCCCCACTTCTCTGCGGGATCGACACACTCATCGATGTCGCCCGCACGGGTCGCGTCGCGATTCTCGCGCACCCTGCTTTGTCGGGTGCGTACTTCTCTGCGGATCACGGAATCGCGCCGGAAGTGTTGCTCGGAGACATCGTGCGCCGCTGTGGCGCGGACGGCGTCATCTATCCCGAAGCCGGAGGGCGCTTCCCCCTCACCGAAGAGGACTGCTCACGCCTCCGAGATTCTCTTCGCGAGGAGAAGCAAGATGTGAAGCCCAGCATGCCCGTGCCGGGGGGAGGTCTACGAATCAATGGCGTTCAGGATCGGATAGACGCAAACGGCCCCGACACGATCTATCTGGTCGGCGGAAGCCTACACGACGACAACGACGTGGCCCGGAGCACGCGAGGCGTCATGGAGGCGCTTCGCGCATCGGCGTAA
- a CDS encoding S-adenosylmethionine decarboxylase proenzyme: MAQFRSFEGPRSIRKEDTLQFEGTEKKFELTIGEGGPGLRSLGRPFWGRLVELADATILSSISSGSCDAYLLSESSLFVWDRKILMITCGTTRLPRAAVALLEELDLAAVTGFFYERKNEMFPHMQPTSFLDDAETFARKLPGRAYQFGHKDLHHLNLFSLERDGGAAADDGTIEMLMYGLDEEVRERFSRGRQGAEWLHADSSLAGHVTDAIVDEHQFEPSGYSLNALAGDRYSTLHVSPNTVGSYASFETNLVHPKEMGPLVEDVAKLFRPRAFDLVVFDVESTGVPIMPGYQILAHQACRLRSGYEVHFMSFHRPAPGIHPPDELPLVQGEKVR; this comes from the coding sequence ATGGCACAATTCCGGTCGTTCGAGGGGCCACGATCGATCCGAAAAGAGGATACGTTGCAGTTCGAGGGGACCGAGAAGAAATTCGAGCTCACCATCGGTGAGGGAGGTCCCGGACTGCGTTCACTTGGCCGGCCGTTCTGGGGTCGCCTCGTAGAGCTTGCGGACGCGACGATTCTGTCCAGTATCTCCTCCGGCTCCTGTGACGCCTATCTCCTCTCCGAGTCGAGCCTGTTCGTCTGGGACCGAAAGATCCTCATGATCACGTGCGGAACCACACGACTTCCACGTGCGGCGGTAGCCCTTCTGGAAGAACTGGATCTGGCGGCCGTCACAGGGTTCTTCTACGAACGCAAGAACGAGATGTTCCCGCACATGCAACCCACGAGTTTTCTCGATGATGCCGAGACCTTTGCCCGCAAGCTTCCGGGTCGGGCCTACCAATTCGGCCACAAGGACCTGCACCATCTGAACCTGTTCTCTCTTGAGCGAGATGGGGGAGCGGCCGCGGACGACGGAACGATCGAGATGCTGATGTATGGCCTGGACGAAGAAGTACGAGAGCGCTTCTCCCGGGGTCGTCAGGGCGCGGAGTGGTTGCACGCGGATAGTTCACTTGCGGGCCACGTCACCGACGCGATCGTCGACGAGCATCAGTTCGAGCCCAGCGGTTATTCGTTGAATGCGCTGGCAGGTGACCGCTATTCGACGCTCCACGTCTCTCCAAATACCGTCGGCTCGTACGCGAGTTTTGAGACCAATCTCGTCCATCCGAAGGAAATGGGGCCGCTCGTCGAAGACGTCGCGAAGCTATTTCGACCGCGGGCGTTCGATCTTGTGGTGTTCGATGTGGAGTCAACGGGCGTTCCGATCATGCCGGGCTATCAGATCCTGGCGCATCAAGCCTGTCGACTGAGGTCGGGGTACGAAGTCCACTTCATGAGCTTTCATCGTCCGGCGCCGGGAATTCACCCGCCCGACGAACTGCCCTTGGTGCAGGGGGAGAAGGTCCGATGA
- the trpC gene encoding indole-3-glycerol phosphate synthase TrpC — MTESFLDRIRRHKQAEIDSLRRRTVATQRVPAGARRSLRNALQGAGLSMIAEIKRASPSRGTLRPELDPATVARSYQGAGAAAVSVLTDASFFGARPDDLAAARAAIKTPVLRKDFILDPAQIEETVSMGADAVLLIVRMLDITLLRDLLQQATESGLETLVEVHDVDEVHTALHAGARIVGVNSRDLATFEVDLNTALSVRPSIPSDVVSVAESGIRNEDDLRRVCDAGFDAALCGEALMCSDDPGTGLRDLLTGAR; from the coding sequence ATGACGGAGAGTTTTCTCGATCGGATCCGTCGCCACAAGCAGGCGGAGATCGACTCGCTGCGGCGTAGGACCGTTGCCACACAGCGGGTTCCCGCGGGGGCACGACGCTCTCTGCGCAACGCACTCCAGGGAGCGGGACTCTCGATGATTGCCGAGATCAAACGGGCATCTCCGTCACGAGGCACGCTACGTCCCGAGCTCGATCCCGCCACCGTTGCCCGTTCGTATCAAGGGGCAGGGGCCGCCGCCGTTTCGGTTCTGACCGACGCTTCATTTTTTGGTGCACGACCCGACGATCTCGCTGCAGCTCGGGCGGCAATTAAGACGCCGGTCCTACGCAAGGACTTTATCCTAGACCCTGCCCAGATCGAAGAGACCGTATCGATGGGCGCCGACGCGGTCCTGCTGATCGTCAGGATGCTGGACATCACCCTTCTTCGCGATCTTCTTCAGCAGGCTACGGAGTCGGGCCTGGAAACCCTCGTCGAGGTGCACGACGTCGATGAGGTGCACACGGCCCTGCACGCCGGCGCGAGGATTGTTGGAGTGAACAGCCGTGACCTCGCAACGTTCGAGGTCGATCTGAACACAGCGTTGTCCGTCAGGCCCAGCATTCCCTCGGACGTCGTCAGCGTGGCAGAGAGTGGAATCCGAAACGAGGATGACTTGAGACGGGTTTGCGATGCCGGCTTCGACGCGGCTCTCTGTGGAGAGGCCCTGATGTGCAGCGACGACCCCGGCACGGGCCTCCGCGACCTCCTCACGGGTGCGCGATGA
- a CDS encoding glycosyltransferase: protein MRVLHVVPYYIPAWRYGGPIRSVHGLSRELVRGGAQVDVVTTSVDGAADSDVPHDRPVDIDGVRVFYFRSRNLRRLYYSRELSRHLDETMAGYDIVHLHGVFLWPGWRAARIARRNRVPFVTSPRGMLVRDLIRMRSRWVKTAWIHGIERKTLADAGAVIASTRHERDEIQKLGLRMRQILIHPNGIEVGADPGPRAIDPAERRVLYLGRLSREKGLDRLLPALALLPDVTLDLAGNDETGYRDELESQIARLGLGGRVRFLGHLNEEQKWKALRAAPLLVLPSYSENFGVVVLEAMSMRTPVVLTSGVGVADAVARYGGGVVVSGEAEALAAGIRELLEDPVKREAMEVRARQVIEEHFTWDGIAKAMRETYDQVIRSNDASTRLS, encoded by the coding sequence ATGCGCGTTCTTCACGTCGTCCCATACTATATTCCGGCCTGGCGATACGGAGGGCCCATTCGCTCGGTCCACGGACTGAGCCGCGAACTGGTCCGTGGGGGCGCGCAGGTCGACGTGGTCACGACCAGCGTCGATGGAGCCGCAGATTCGGACGTCCCCCATGACCGGCCGGTCGATATCGACGGCGTCCGGGTCTTCTATTTCCGCAGTCGTAACCTACGCCGGCTGTACTACTCGAGAGAGCTGTCACGTCATCTCGACGAGACGATGGCGGGCTACGACATCGTTCATCTCCACGGTGTCTTTCTCTGGCCGGGATGGCGAGCGGCTCGAATTGCCCGAAGAAATCGCGTGCCGTTCGTCACGTCACCACGTGGCATGCTGGTGCGAGACTTGATCCGGATGCGTAGTCGGTGGGTCAAGACGGCATGGATTCACGGTATCGAACGCAAGACGCTTGCCGACGCCGGGGCGGTGATCGCCTCGACGCGGCACGAGCGCGACGAGATCCAGAAACTGGGGCTTCGGATGCGTCAAATCCTGATCCACCCCAACGGCATCGAAGTCGGGGCCGATCCGGGCCCGCGGGCCATCGACCCCGCCGAGCGTCGGGTCCTTTATCTGGGTCGGCTCAGTCGCGAGAAGGGTCTGGACCGGCTCCTGCCCGCTCTGGCGTTGCTTCCCGATGTGACTCTCGATCTCGCCGGTAACGACGAGACCGGATACCGCGACGAGCTGGAATCGCAGATCGCCCGTCTGGGTCTTGGCGGCCGCGTCCGCTTTCTGGGTCACCTCAACGAAGAGCAAAAATGGAAAGCGCTGAGGGCGGCACCGCTGCTGGTGCTGCCGTCCTATTCTGAAAACTTCGGCGTCGTCGTTCTCGAGGCCATGTCGATGCGGACACCCGTTGTCCTGACCTCGGGGGTTGGCGTCGCGGATGCCGTTGCCCGATATGGCGGTGGCGTCGTGGTGTCCGGTGAGGCGGAAGCGCTTGCAGCCGGTATTCGTGAGCTACTGGAGGATCCCGTCAAACGCGAAGCGATGGAAGTTCGCGCGCGCCAGGTTATCGAGGAGCACTTTACGTGGGACGGTATCGCGAAGGCGATGCGTGAAACCTATGATCAGGTTATCCGATCTAATGACGCGAGTACTCGCCTGAGCTGA
- a CDS encoding MATE family efflux transporter, protein MASPADLRRRFVRLTWTNILANITVPLAGLVDTAMLGHLPSIRYLAGVALASILFDYVYWTFGFLRMGTTGLTAQAVGRGAESEVYGTLYRAALTALGIGLLLLIFQIPIRDAGLGLLHGTPDVMNAARDYFSARIWAAPAALLNFACIGWLLGRERARSVLLMTVVANVTNIGFNWLFIVRLGLAARGAGLATMVSQYAMLAVAIVLILRSGRPGQPETDAFRWGRWVELLRINFDIVVRTLCLVSVFAAFTNLSSILGTVALAANTLILRILTLSAYAVDGAAFASESLAGYTLGKRDMAGLRHVVRMSLRVGLGFSMLLLLLVAIAPNALLGLLTSHRDVIDQSMRFLPWLVPTLLAGSLAYMYDGIFLGMTEVRRLRNAMLGSAALFVPLAYSAWSLRSIHLLWMSLAAFHLVRPIALWYQLRRVLASLDRIT, encoded by the coding sequence TTGGCTAGTCCCGCGGATCTTCGCCGCCGATTCGTCCGACTGACCTGGACGAATATCCTGGCCAATATCACTGTTCCGCTGGCGGGGCTGGTGGACACCGCGATGCTCGGACATCTGCCGAGCATTCGCTATCTGGCCGGTGTCGCCCTGGCCTCGATTCTGTTCGATTACGTCTACTGGACATTCGGGTTCCTCCGGATGGGAACCACGGGTCTCACCGCGCAGGCCGTCGGACGCGGTGCCGAGAGCGAGGTCTACGGCACTCTCTATCGCGCGGCGCTGACGGCACTGGGGATCGGCCTCCTACTCCTCATTTTCCAGATTCCCATTCGAGACGCGGGTCTCGGCCTCCTGCATGGCACGCCGGACGTCATGAACGCCGCTCGCGATTACTTTTCGGCCCGGATCTGGGCCGCACCCGCAGCGCTTCTCAACTTTGCCTGTATCGGCTGGCTTCTGGGTCGGGAGCGCGCCCGAAGCGTCCTGTTGATGACGGTCGTCGCCAACGTCACGAACATCGGATTCAACTGGCTGTTCATTGTCCGACTGGGGCTTGCGGCACGCGGCGCCGGGCTGGCGACGATGGTCAGTCAATACGCGATGTTGGCGGTCGCGATCGTCTTGATCTTGCGATCGGGAAGGCCTGGACAACCCGAGACCGATGCGTTTCGGTGGGGGCGCTGGGTCGAGCTACTGCGCATCAATTTCGATATTGTCGTACGAACGCTGTGCCTGGTCTCGGTTTTCGCGGCATTTACAAACCTCTCGTCGATCCTCGGAACCGTGGCCCTGGCCGCCAACACGTTGATCCTGCGAATCCTCACACTGTCGGCCTACGCGGTGGACGGTGCGGCGTTCGCGTCGGAGAGTCTCGCGGGTTACACGCTCGGAAAACGCGACATGGCAGGGCTGCGGCATGTCGTGCGGATGTCTCTGCGTGTCGGCCTCGGTTTCTCGATGCTGTTGCTCTTGCTAGTGGCGATTGCTCCCAACGCCCTCCTCGGGTTGCTGACCTCGCATCGGGATGTCATCGACCAGTCCATGCGGTTTCTACCCTGGCTGGTGCCGACGCTCCTGGCAGGTTCCCTGGCCTATATGTACGACGGGATCTTCCTCGGCATGACGGAGGTTCGACGCCTCCGGAATGCCATGCTCGGCAGCGCGGCGCTATTCGTGCCGTTGGCCTATTCGGCGTGGAGCCTGCGCAGCATCCACCTTCTATGGATGTCGCTGGCGGCATTTCATCTTGTCCGACCGATCGCGCTCTGGTATCAGCTCAGGCGAGTACTCGCGTCATTAGATCGGATAACCTGA
- a CDS encoding tetratricopeptide repeat protein, producing MHSVRAQPFRFLGPLILAGLLLASSAALAAGESLQDLFQAERFDEVIERGQIATGQDGGDGEAWFFLGRALLQTGKYKKAQEALAHAVEQSFRPAYSRFHLAVAAAHRKRTAEALEALDAAVKAGFLQVEGLEDPAFDGFRTSRQFLDIAERQKAQAMPCLYDDRYRQWDFWLGNWNVLGVDGSPQGRNTIQLTENGCALIETWTSASGGSGTSVNYFDPKTSKWNQIWVDSRGGNIRLVGSYHEGTMALQGAHVTPDGKSELIRGSWRELSDGRVRQFFEQSKDVGKTWYVWFEGFYNKTAEE from the coding sequence ATGCATTCCGTACGTGCCCAACCCTTCCGTTTCCTCGGACCTCTTATCCTGGCGGGCTTGCTGCTGGCTTCGTCGGCAGCGTTGGCCGCCGGCGAATCCCTCCAGGATCTATTTCAGGCCGAGCGTTTTGACGAGGTGATCGAACGGGGGCAGATCGCAACGGGGCAGGATGGCGGCGATGGGGAGGCCTGGTTCTTCCTCGGACGCGCGTTGCTTCAGACCGGCAAGTACAAGAAAGCCCAGGAGGCCCTGGCCCACGCAGTCGAGCAGTCGTTTCGACCGGCGTACTCGCGGTTCCATCTTGCGGTTGCCGCCGCACATCGAAAGCGGACCGCCGAGGCGCTGGAGGCACTCGACGCTGCGGTGAAGGCCGGCTTCTTGCAGGTCGAGGGTCTGGAAGATCCTGCGTTCGACGGGTTCAGAACCTCGCGGCAGTTTCTCGATATCGCGGAGCGACAGAAGGCCCAGGCGATGCCGTGTCTCTATGACGATCGCTATCGGCAATGGGACTTCTGGCTTGGGAACTGGAACGTCCTTGGGGTCGATGGCTCCCCCCAGGGCCGCAACACGATTCAGCTGACCGAGAACGGCTGCGCCCTGATCGAGACCTGGACCAGCGCTTCCGGAGGTTCGGGGACCAGCGTTAACTACTTCGACCCCAAGACCTCGAAATGGAATCAGATCTGGGTCGATAGCCGAGGCGGAAATATCCGTCTGGTGGGCTCGTACCATGAAGGGACGATGGCGCTTCAGGGAGCCCACGTTACGCCGGACGGGAAGTCCGAACTCATCCGTGGAAGTTGGCGAGAGCTAAGCGATGGACGCGTGCGACAGTTCTTTGAGCAATCGAAGGACGTCGGGAAGACTTGGTACGTCTGGTTCGAGGGCTTCTACAACAAGACTGCAGAAGAGTAA
- a CDS encoding isocitrate/isopropylmalate family dehydrogenase, translated as MARTACLIPGDGIGPEVMDATKRILERAGADLNWLELPAGSAAFETYGEVLPRETLDAIGEHRLALKGPLTTPIGKGFSSLNVTLRKTFDLYAALRPVRSMPGVKTRFDDVEIVVVRENTEGLYSGLEHQVIEGVVESLKITTRKGCERIARFAFNYAKERSRKKVTLFHKANIMKLSDGLFMQVANEVHEAVAPEIEYEELIIDNGCMQIVRDPSRFDVLLLENYNGDVVSDLCAGLVGGLGVVPGANIGDDCAIFEAVHGSAPDIAGQNLANPLALVMSGVMMLNHIGQRDKATRIKDAYNQVLTKGDPSVLTPDIGGRGGTRQFADAVCELLG; from the coding sequence ATGGCAAGGACCGCATGTTTGATTCCCGGCGACGGAATCGGCCCCGAGGTGATGGATGCGACCAAGCGCATCCTGGAACGGGCCGGTGCGGACCTCAACTGGTTGGAACTGCCGGCGGGATCCGCAGCTTTCGAGACGTATGGCGAGGTTCTTCCGCGGGAGACACTGGATGCCATCGGAGAGCATCGGCTCGCCCTGAAGGGACCCCTGACCACGCCGATCGGCAAGGGCTTCTCGAGCCTGAACGTCACGCTCCGCAAGACGTTCGATCTCTACGCCGCCCTCCGGCCGGTCCGATCGATGCCGGGAGTGAAGACCCGATTCGATGACGTGGAGATCGTCGTGGTTCGTGAGAATACCGAGGGTCTGTACTCCGGACTCGAGCATCAGGTCATCGAGGGCGTTGTCGAGAGCCTCAAGATAACAACCCGAAAGGGTTGTGAGCGGATCGCGCGATTCGCGTTCAACTACGCGAAGGAACGCTCTCGCAAGAAGGTGACCCTGTTCCACAAGGCCAACATCATGAAACTGTCCGATGGACTGTTCATGCAGGTTGCAAATGAGGTCCACGAGGCGGTCGCCCCCGAGATCGAGTATGAAGAATTGATCATCGATAACGGCTGCATGCAGATTGTCCGGGACCCGTCACGCTTTGATGTCTTGCTGCTCGAGAACTACAACGGCGATGTGGTCAGCGATCTCTGCGCGGGTCTCGTCGGTGGGCTCGGCGTGGTTCCAGGCGCCAACATCGGCGATGACTGTGCCATCTTCGAGGCGGTCCACGGCAGCGCGCCCGACATCGCGGGGCAGAACTTGGCGAACCCGCTGGCACTCGTGATGAGTGGTGTGATGATGCTGAACCACATAGGCCAACGAGATAAGGCGACGCGAATCAAAGACGCGTACAACCAGGTGCTGACCAAGGGCGATCCCTCCGTCCTGACACCGGATATCGGTGGCCGCGGCGGCACACGACAGTTCGCCGATGCCGTCTGCGAGTTACTTGGCTAG
- the trpD gene encoding anthranilate phosphoribosyltransferase — translation MNQTETRDLTDTIRAVVAGQDLTRDEARQVASAIMTGEVGDARIAALLVALRMKGETVEEIAGFADVMRRHADGVAVDGDDLVDTCGTGGDGKGTFNISTVTAFVAAGAGCRIAKHGNRSVSSSCGSSDLLDQLGIPTRTSPETAALQLRSSGLTFLFAPLYHQAARHAANARREIGIRSIFNIVGPLTNPAGASRQLMGVFDPNLTKRLAGVLKELGSTHCLVVHGCDGMDEITLAGPTRVSELRSGRIRTFDLQPQEFGFDLADAEVLRGGSPDVNATVALDVLRGITGPERDIVLINSAAAIYVGGRAATIGEGIELARRSIDDGKAMAALDSLRRDPS, via the coding sequence ATGAATCAGACTGAGACACGAGACTTGACCGATACGATCCGCGCCGTTGTCGCAGGGCAAGACCTGACCCGTGACGAAGCACGACAGGTCGCCTCCGCCATCATGACGGGTGAGGTAGGCGATGCGCGAATTGCGGCACTTCTGGTCGCGTTGCGGATGAAGGGCGAAACGGTCGAGGAGATCGCGGGATTCGCGGACGTGATGCGTCGTCACGCGGATGGTGTTGCTGTCGACGGGGATGATCTCGTCGATACGTGCGGGACCGGCGGGGATGGCAAGGGCACCTTCAACATTTCCACGGTGACGGCCTTCGTCGCAGCCGGTGCCGGGTGTCGTATCGCGAAACACGGAAATCGATCTGTGTCGAGTTCGTGTGGCAGCTCGGACCTACTGGACCAACTGGGAATCCCCACACGGACAAGTCCCGAGACAGCCGCGCTCCAGCTACGTTCTTCGGGACTGACGTTCCTTTTTGCGCCGCTCTACCATCAGGCGGCTCGTCACGCCGCGAACGCCCGACGTGAGATCGGGATTCGAAGCATATTCAATATCGTCGGCCCCCTGACCAACCCTGCGGGTGCGAGCCGACAACTGATGGGGGTGTTTGACCCCAACCTCACCAAGCGTCTGGCCGGCGTGTTGAAGGAGCTCGGCTCCACCCATTGTCTGGTCGTCCACGGGTGCGATGGAATGGACGAAATTACGCTTGCCGGGCCGACCCGTGTGAGCGAGTTGCGCAGCGGTCGGATTCGCACTTTCGATCTACAGCCCCAGGAATTTGGTTTTGATCTGGCAGACGCCGAGGTCCTGCGAGGCGGCTCCCCGGACGTGAACGCGACCGTGGCCCTCGATGTGCTTCGAGGCATCACCGGTCCCGAGCGAGATATCGTTCTGATCAACTCTGCCGCAGCAATCTACGTTGGCGGGCGAGCGGCCACAATTGGCGAGGGTATCGAACTTGCTCGCCGTTCGATCGACGACGGCAAGGCGATGGCCGCTCTCGACTCGCTGCGGCGGGATCCCTCATGA
- the speE gene encoding polyamine aminopropyltransferase: protein MTDTAKNQLELWAEEHHQDILQLRYRIRRTLFSEESEFQRIDIVETAGYGRMLFNDSIAMISERDEFIYHEMIAHPAMFVHPGVRRALVIGGGDGGTVRELLRHPTVEHVRLVEIDPMVLRGCREHIPQTAAALDDPRVEVTVGDGVAFVAETEERYDLVIVDSTDPIGPATPLFGKTFYANVANVLNDDGIVVSQAESCFYELDRQRSMMEILSTTFGRARIYNYVNLTYPGGLWSFTFASRAALCPLGDLSPSRIADSGLEFRYYSPEIHRAAFVLPQFQNDALQRWIGPD, encoded by the coding sequence ATGACCGATACCGCGAAGAACCAACTGGAACTGTGGGCCGAGGAACATCACCAGGACATCCTGCAGCTGAGGTATCGGATCCGTCGGACGCTCTTTTCGGAGGAGAGCGAGTTCCAGAGGATCGATATCGTCGAGACGGCGGGATACGGTCGCATGCTCTTCAACGACAGCATCGCGATGATCAGCGAACGAGACGAATTCATCTATCACGAGATGATCGCCCATCCGGCGATGTTCGTGCATCCGGGTGTGCGGCGGGCATTGGTGATCGGTGGGGGAGACGGTGGAACGGTCCGCGAGCTACTTCGCCATCCCACCGTCGAGCATGTCCGTCTTGTCGAGATCGACCCGATGGTACTCCGCGGCTGTCGGGAGCACATTCCTCAGACTGCGGCGGCGCTCGACGACCCCAGAGTCGAGGTGACGGTCGGTGATGGGGTGGCGTTCGTTGCGGAAACGGAAGAGCGGTACGACCTGGTGATTGTCGATTCGACGGATCCTATCGGGCCGGCGACACCCCTGTTCGGCAAGACGTTCTATGCGAACGTCGCGAATGTCCTGAATGACGACGGCATCGTCGTGTCTCAGGCGGAGTCGTGTTTCTACGAACTGGATCGTCAGCGATCAATGATGGAGATACTGTCGACGACGTTCGGCCGGGCCAGGATCTACAATTACGTGAACCTGACCTACCCGGGAGGGCTGTGGTCGTTCACGTTTGCGTCTCGTGCCGCGCTCTGCCCACTGGGCGATCTGAGTCCATCTCGGATCGCCGACTCGGGGCTCGAGTTCCGCTACTACTCACCCGAGATCCACCGGGCCGCATTCGTGTTGCCTCAGTTCCAGAACGACGCACTGCAACGGTGGATCGGGCCCGACTGA